A genomic segment from Gammaproteobacteria bacterium encodes:
- a CDS encoding alpha/beta fold hydrolase has translation MTGAVALRYTESGHGSPSIVILHGLFGARRNWQRIARKLAESHRVISVDLRNHGESPHTAAINYPAMAADVEHLLDNLNVPSATLLGHSMGGKTAMYFALQYPERLRALIVVDIAPVTYPFRYNRLVAAMREVVALNLNSRAEADARLTSHGVESPLRDFLLQNFILEDGRYRWRFNLEAIERDMLHIMGFPSPGQVRPEHPPALFICGEHSEFVTPAHHADIRRLFPGAAVITLPQSSHWLHVEQPERFLAIVTDFLRNLR, from the coding sequence GTGACCGGGGCCGTTGCGCTGCGCTACACCGAGTCAGGCCATGGTAGCCCGTCGATCGTGATTCTGCACGGACTGTTCGGCGCGCGCCGCAACTGGCAGCGCATCGCCCGCAAGCTGGCGGAATCGCATCGCGTCATCAGCGTGGACTTGCGCAACCACGGCGAGTCGCCGCATACCGCGGCGATCAATTATCCGGCGATGGCGGCAGATGTCGAACATTTGCTGGATAATCTCAACGTACCATCGGCAACACTGCTCGGCCACAGCATGGGCGGCAAAACGGCCATGTATTTTGCCTTGCAATACCCGGAGCGGCTGCGCGCGCTCATCGTCGTCGACATTGCTCCGGTGACCTACCCGTTCCGCTACAACCGACTGGTGGCGGCTATGCGTGAAGTGGTTGCGCTCAACCTCAACAGCCGCGCCGAGGCCGATGCCCGGCTGACGTCGCACGGCGTCGAATCGCCGTTGCGCGACTTCCTGCTGCAGAATTTTATCCTTGAGGACGGGCGTTATCGATGGCGGTTCAATCTCGAGGCCATCGAACGGGACATGCTGCACATCATGGGGTTCCCCTCGCCAGGCCAGGTGCGGCCGGAGCACCCGCCCGCGCTTTTTATCTGCGGCGAGCATTCCGAATTTGTCACCCCCGCCCACCACGCCGATATCCGGCGGCTGTTTCCCGGCGCCGCTGTCATCACCCTGCCGCAAAGCAGCCACTGGCTGCACGTGGAGCAACCAGAACGCTTTCTCGCCATTGTCACGGATTTTTTACGGAACTTGCGGTAG